TTTACCATTTACTGGGCTGAGAAGTGTCATCAAGAAACTTTTGCACATGAAATACCTaatgcaaaatcttttttaaattaaaattttgttatttaaaatcCACAAAATGaattaactgtaaaataaatttaaataattaatctttcaaaatcatttttaaaatttcattacatGTATACTTCTGAAGTTATGCAAGTGCAAAACTGCATTAAATTATGGGGACATGCTAGATTTACACATgcataggtgtgtatatatatctacatatacatacaaacatatatatatatatacatatatatatatatatatatgcataaatacagaGACACACATGGCTTTCTCCTCTGATAGAGCACAAGCTATTTGAGAGCAGGAATCACTTCATTTTCAGTATTTGtatacatggcacatagtaggggcttgatagatatttattgaatgataagattatagaatcacagatttagagctagcagGGACTTTAGAAGCCATGGAGATTGAGCCCATCCTCATTCTAAAGATGACAAAACTGACATTCATAGAGGCtgaatcacttgcccagggtcacacaagtaattcAAGTCAAAGTCAGGATTGAGCAGggaagtggcacaatggatagagtgtttgacttatctttctgagctccaatctgacctcggacactcagtaactgtgtgaccataggcaagtcacttaacctgtttacctcagtttcctcatttgtaaaatgatctgaagtaggaaatggcaaaccactccagtatctttgccaagaaaaccccaaatgcgtcacaaagaatcagacagaaCTCAACAACTgagcaaaaacaacaataatgagaGCTAAGCCATGAAGGAAACTAGTGATTCTTAGAGATAAAGTTgaagagggagggcatttcaggcatgagagaTAGTCAAGAGTAAAGACAGGAAATGGAGTGTGATATAAGAAGAATAGCTGACTTGCTATGATTTTTGCCTTGGGAATTTGCAGAATATGAAGGGGAATTTCTTTATAAATGTAGGTGTGACCCACATTCTGAAGGCTTTTAGATACCAACATAGGAACCTGTATTATATCCTGAAGGCAATAACACCCCACTGGATTTTCCTGAAGGATGTGGTGAAACCTATGCCATTGTAGTACCATCTGGTAGGTCTAAGGAAGATGGATTAGGAGAAACAAAGACTGGAATCAGGGAGAGCAATTAGCAAGCTTTTACAGCAGTCCAACAAGGGATAACAAGGGTCTGAATCTCAAACGTATCTGCAGAAAGCCTTTTCTGTtcttcttacacacacacacacacatgcatgcatgcacacatgcacacatacacacacactattaaTACCTTCACTCTAGGATTGCCTTCCATTTatgttttatattaatatattttatataaatgtttttttcatgttgtatctccctattagaatatgagcttcttgcgGGCAGGGACCagtggttttgctttttttgtttgccCAGGGACTAGCACAGTGTCCCATCCATAAtcagggcttaataaatgcttgttgactatgtCACTATATCATCTAGGTGATACTCTGTTTTCCAGAGCTGAGGTCTAACAAACAGGCTTTGCCTTGAGTTTGGCATAACAATAATCTCTGGGTGGTCACCCTTTGGCAATGTGTATGTCTTGGACCAGAACCAGGTGTTCACAGACTGAGGGTTTTAGCTTCTCCTTTTTCCCAGGGTTATCCATCATATGTTCACAATCCCTGTTTCTTGTCAATGACAGGTGCTGCAACCCTCTTCCAGTCACAGAATTCTGGTTCTGAACCTGGCAGGGTGGCCATGAGCCTTAAGACTTGAGACAATGACTATTCCCATGGGATACAAGATTTCCTTTACTGTTCCAAGAAATGCCAACCATGAGAACTATCTCAGGATCTAGGAATGATTGGTTTGTGGGCCAACCCCTTTCATGTATAAGTGGCCCTAGCCTTAGAAGCCTTAAGCCCTCCTTTTTAGGAGGAGAGTCTTCCATATGCCCATGTCATTTTCCTTGGTCTGAAATGAATTAAACTTCTCTTTGTGTCCTGCCTCTCCTCTCTCTAGCCTGCTCTACTTGTTTGGTTCTGGCCATCCAAAGGTTGGAGTCTGGTTCTGGTCCAGTTGAAAACTTACTAACCACATCACAGGGGTGGCTATTTGGGTGAAGAAGGGAAGACTGGCAAAAGAGACTGTAGTATCAGAATGAATAAACTGAGTACCTGATTGGATCAGAAGAGTGAAGGAGAGTGAAGAATCACAGATGTCTCTGAGGCTCCCAACCTTGATGACTAGAAGTATTGGAAGCCCTGAGGAGAAATGGGGAACTTGGAAGGAGGGaatgatttggaatcagagggcatAGGAGTGAGTGGGGAAgatgatgagttccattttgggcTTGTTTATTTGGAATTGTCTATAGGAAATCGAGTTTTAGATATTGGTGGTGTGTGTCGAAGGCTCAGGAGAGACTAGGgcacaatatatatgtatacatatacacatgtagatgcatatatatgtgtatgtctatgtatttccacatacacatatatgtcatcTGACCAGActaaaattaattatttgttgaatCTTTTAGATAAAGGTTTCTCAACACTTTTTGTGTCCTGGAGTTCTTattctggtaaagcctatggactcaTTCTCAAAACagtatttttaaatgcctaaaataaaattactcaggattagaaagaaaaccattGGTATAGCAATAGAGTTAATTAAAAACAATCATACCAAGTTCATGGATCCTAGGATTAGAATCTTTGTCTTACAGACAATAAAGATGGAGGAAAAGCACTATCAGGCTAGATGAGGAACACTCCCACAAAAGGGACAGATATGAAGGAGAACCCAGCAGAGCAATCAGAGGAACTGAGAGATCTGAAAGAGCAGTTTCCTGAAAACCCAGGAAGGAGTTTCCAAGAGAaagagaggtgggggtggggcagaggtcATCAGTAGAGTCCGATACCTCAGAGATGTCCAGAAGGGTGAATatgaagaagaggaaattgagacatcCTTGGTAACCttggaaagaacagtttcagttgagtgatgaagtCAGAAGTAAGGGCTTGAGAAATGAATGAGAGGGGAAGTAGCAGCAACATGATTATTTTTCTGGGCAGGCATATTCTAAGCAATCTTTTCTGGAAGGTAAATTTTCCTGGCTTCACTATTTTGCCTGGTTCATCAATctccaagagagaagagaaagggaaaggcaaTCAGCCATGAGGGAATGCTGCCCAACTCATCAAGAAGAGAGACTTGTTTAATGGAGAAGAGTTTGGGGATTTGTCTGGTTTATGTGGAGATGAGGAAGTGGGATAAAACATACCCACTGTCCAAAATGTAGTGGTGCAGGAGGAAGAAGGCGTAGTATAGGACACAAGGCAATGTGGGTTCAGGATTGAAAAATGCCAGGCCAAGGCTAAGAGAAATTAGATATCAAGTCATCCTAGACATGGaaatgaaaaagagggaaaattagTAATTACAGTTTCACTAGGCCCAAGGGAAATCTCATTTCCAGAATGGAAGGCTGGAAAGATATGACCTTAAACTAAGAGTCTGGGGCAACACAAGGGAGAACCATATTAACTGCAAAGGCTGGGAGCTCTTGAGACAAAATGGATTTGCAAAAAGGACTTGTACCTGATAGTGGCCAAGGCGGTTCCAGAGGTGGTGAGAGGTGTCTTAGTGGTAGGTTGAGAATGTTTGGCGGTCTTCAATATTGTGGCTGAAAGAAGAACAGAGGAAAGAAATACTTGGCCCTTGAGCCCACACCCTCACCTGCCTCCCCTTCCCTGGAGGGGCCAGAACACTAGACTACTGGCCCCAGTAGGTGCTGGGTCTGGAAAAACCATTAGGCATCTTATGCAGGAATGCTGTGGGgtaatatattatactatatcaCATCCCATTGCTTATGTGTTGTCAAGTACTCTAGCCTGGAGTTTCTACTGCTCATGTCACCATCAGACTTCTTTGTCACCCCCAGGCACTCTGAGAGTCTGACCTAGGATACTCCTAAGGGATGTTTCCTCTATCCCTTGGGTATAGTGCATGTCCAGAATGAAGGCAATACTAAAAATTCCCAGATGCAGAGCATTTATAATTCACAAAGTGTATTTCCCACACTCATTGTTACAAGCATACACTTCCCTTCCCAgtcctgttttacaaatgagaaactaacTCTAGTAGAGGTAGAATGACCTCTCAGGGTAATATAATCAGTTTCACCACTAAAACTTGACCCTATGTCTATTCTTTTCATCAGAACCTGTCAGCATCTGCTCCAACAATATATCTGGTGGAACTCCCTGCCCTGTCTCCTTAGGTCAGAGCTTCAGGCATCCTAAATCACTGAGGCACAATTCTGGTAGTCTGTGTATATGTTGGGAGGACCCTGTTTGTGTCTGTGCCTGTGTAAGCCACAGGTGCATTTGTATGaatgagtgtgagtgtgtgacaCTGAACATCCAAGACTTAAAAGCCCTGGGACAACTCTTCTGCCCTTCAAGGAAtgagaacagagaagaaaaggcCCCACTTTCCCCAGGAACCAGGAAGAACTACCATCAAAACCAGGATGTGGAAGtaaatggggagaggaaggaaaaatggaggTGCAGAAAGCTGAGAGATTGAAAGAGGGTGAGCAGCTTCACCTTGGAGACCCCAGGGAGGACTAAGCTCACATCCTAGCCCTGGGTCATGTCCACCCCAGGTATTTCCTAAGCTCTGCTTGAACTGAAGGGGGTTGAGTTGGTAGGGACTTACCAGGAGCAACCTCCAGCCTGATTTTTTTGATAATGGCAATAGTGTTGCTGGCAAAGTCATAGATTCCACACCAATAGATGCCTGAGTCCTCCACAGTGAGGTAGGacatggtgatgatgatggtaccAGTGGAGGTGTCATCCTCCAGGGAGACTCGTGCATCACTACGTTGATCAATGAAGTCTGACATCCTGGTAATTAGTCTATCACACAATCTTCCATTTTCTTGCAGTTTACACCAGGTTTTCCACCTGTTCTCAGCTCTCTGGAGCTTGTAACTGCAGTAGACTGTGAGTGTTTGCCCCTCCTTGTGCTTCATTTGGAACACTTGCTCCTGTGACCCTGAAAAGCAGATCATCAAGTCAGGGGGAGCCCAGCTGGGTCTGACTTGAGTCCCCTCCCTTCCTTATGAGAAGAATATGAACAAGGTCCTGGGAGCTGGTCTCCTTCAATAACATCTTCCAGGAAAACATGCCTCCAAGAGCCAACCCCTCACCAAGGGAGTCCTTAATCAGTGGTGTGCTAGAAGACAACTAACAACCAGTTCTCTCAatgttttttccctctccctctgccctcttcctcttcttccttctgctttttcattctttccttctcttttctctcccttctgtcactcTCTGTATATAAACATATCCATTTACATGTACATACTTTTTCCACATTTTAaagcttaatctgcattaacattCCCACTGCACCCTTTTTAAGTTAAGTCAATCAATAAAACTATGACTCACCACTTTATTTGCATGCACTGTTTGCCAATTTTAAAAACTGTCACTAAAAATGTAAGCATCAGTTCGTTCCAAGCCAGTGtgagctggctctagcacaccactgctcccatctctccccaggCACTCATGGCCACACAACATTGAACTCCCTCCCTCTGCTACTCTCCTGTCCCTTTCCTGCTCCCTGCCAGTCATCACCTCAACCCTTCCCTCACCAACCCCCACTCCCAGATACCCATTAACAGAAaaggcagcagcagtagtggagCTGCCTGGGCCATCATTCCTCCATTGGTCAAGAGGCAGGGGGCATGGAAGGTGGTCTCTTCAAGCTGTCTTTTGGCTGATGGATGGCAGGAGGGTGTTGGTCTTGACTCTCCACTTCCAGATTCTGAGCCtctgagaagaaagaagaagtaaGAGAGAGTGGGGGGAGATAAGATTGGGGAAGTGGGAGGAGTAGAAGGAGCAGAAGTGCTGACCTACCAGGGGAGGGATGAGATCACTTATGTCTAGGGCATTCCATTGGTCATGGTTCTGATCCTGAGGATAACCTAGAGACCCCCCTCAGGTTAAGTCTTAACCCCTACAACCTCTTCTGGAGCTTGTGGTACACCACAGACTTCTTGATCTCATATGCATCTGTCCCATGTTTAGGTAACCAAAGAGCCTGGGCTTAGGGGAAAGGGTGAAGGAAAGGAGACATGGGCCTAGCACTTCAGCAGGATTCAGGAAAATGGAATTGGAGCTGTCTGGTCTGAGAGGATAACCTCAGACGGATGACAGCTCCTCTGGAGGGGGCGGTCTATATTGGGGCATCAATTCCGGAAGAACCACCAGGACAGGAGCATGCCATCTCctcactccctcttctccctgtcCTTTCCCTATGGCCAAGAGAGATCAGTGGGACATGGAGAGACTGGCACATCAActcatcatcttcttcctcttcttcctggtCACCCTAATTCCTTCCCAGAAAGACCTCTCTGTCCTTTTTCCATCTCTAGGGAAGTGTTTTGGCTAAAGGGAGTTGGGAGAATGGGGAGGTAGGTGACTACTGAACACACAGTCTTGTGGTTTAATCAGAAATTATTGTCCATCATTCCcctggggaagagagagggatatATCTAAGATTGTTTTTCATGTAAGCTATGTATGACAAAATAGCATAAA
The DNA window shown above is from Notamacropus eugenii isolate mMacEug1 chromosome 2, mMacEug1.pri_v2, whole genome shotgun sequence and carries:
- the LOC140526099 gene encoding natural cytotoxicity triggering receptor 2-like isoform X2, which produces MMAQAAPLLLLPFLLMGSQEQVFQMKHKEGQTLTVYCSYKLQRAENRWKTWCKLQENGRLCDRLITRMSDFIDQRSDARVSLEDDTSTGTIIITMSYLTVEDSGIYWCGIYDFASNTIAIIKKIRLEVAPATILKTAKHSQPTTKTPLTTSGTALATISPRDNQKFIIWGSVLVILLLVGLLSAGIMYAVKISRKQGTGDDDGHHVYDDLEEQKKKARTMNSLRGRMVSL
- the LOC140526099 gene encoding uncharacterized protein isoform X1: MMAQAAPLLLLPFLLMGSQEQVFQMKHKEGQTLTVYCSYKLQRAENRWKTWCKLQENGRLCDRLITRMSDFIDQRSDARVSLEDDTSTGTIIITMSYLTVEDSGIYWCGIYDFASNTIAIIKKIRLEVAPATILKTAKHSQPTTKTPLTTSGTALATISPRDNQKFIIWGSVLVILLLVGLLSAGIMYAVKISRKQGTGDDDGHHVYDDLEEQKKKARDITVEMQEEDSEVIQYASLMHATQLSLGDSIYANTQMEHNPGSTHIPREPVEYASIARPGCQLPK